The Alnus glutinosa chromosome 3, dhAlnGlut1.1, whole genome shotgun sequence nucleotide sequence CTATTCCTTACAGAGTTTATAGGATACTTCTGGGTTTAAGTGTAATAGAGAAATGAGTTTTCACAATACATCATTAAACAGAATGAAACTAGAGTCAGAAAACAAgctttatcaaagaaaaatataaatgccAGAGACATAACTCGTTTTTGCATATTGGTAAATCCAACAGAAGAGATCACATTTGACCTTATTTTGCATCACCCTTTGATTCATCCGAATCTGAGTCACTTGCATTGTAACCTAAAGGAAACCAGATATTCAACAATTAGATGAAGCAAGGCCACAATAATAATGGAGccacagagagggagagagagatatagTACCTGGATGTTTATCACTTACATTCCAAACTGAAACCCTAGTTTTTGAAGCTCTATTCATCCAAGCGCGTCCCTTGATAACGAATACATGATATATTTCTTCAGTTATCACTAGTTAACAACCAATGAATACAATAGTCTGACATCAACAATAAAGCAGATTAATAAACACGAGTAAAATTAACGATAGCTAAGTGCTCCAATGACCCATTAGAAAACTCAAAGAACCCTAATATCCACCAGGACCCTAAGGAGCTCTGAATAATGCTCATTAAAGCCCACTTGTAATTCAaaccaatatataaaaattaaaaaactaccCCCCACTTTCTATGAGCCTAATACAACTAGGCCTAACTAATAAAGAGCCTTTCCAAAACAACACACAATGGTACATAGCATACAGAATCTTAACTTTCTTCTCGTTTCCTAAGCAACAACCACATAAGAGagacaaattaaattaaagacaGTATCCTCATTCCATAACACCAACGAAGTGAATGTAATTACGATGATAAAAAGAATCCATGAATATGAAAAACCATTAAAAACAAACGCAAACCAAAACATTGTGTTACATATGATTCAAATTGCATTGAGTAACATCTACAAGAATATTATTATGATGATAAaaaagcaaggaaaaaaaaaggttgaccTTTTGAGGGTCTCTGGGGACACCATAGCCACTGTAGTACATCTGGCCCACAAGGACCTGCATACCGCTATCGCCGGCCTTGGCCTCCTTGAGCGCGTCCTGGAACCACCGCTGCACGCAGTCGGAGACCACCTGCCCCAGCGGCATCCGACTCTCACTCTGACTCTGCTGCCCCTCCGATCTCTCCATCAACTTTTGCTGCTTCACTCGCTCCGATTCGACTCGGACAGCCCCGGATTTCCCTGTTTCCGGGGCCGAGACTCGGATTTGCGATATGGGTTTTACGCGTTTCGGCGTTTGGAGTCTGTCCGGTGACACGATTTTGGCGAATTCTTGAAGTTTAGTCGCTGAAGGAAGTGATTTTCCCATATAACaaacagagagatagagagagaaacagaaggTGAAAACGAAACGTATTTAATATTGAGGGGGTGGTGGAAAAGTATGCAGGGGattagttttctttttggagCTTTCAGGTTGGCAATCTTATCTGGTTTTCATGGAAAAATTCTGAGATCTCTGAGCCAAAAACTACAAATAAAAAAGGGTTTTAGATTTGGGTttattggtttttctttttttttaggttggCCTGGAGGCTGGAGGCCGTGCAAGATCAGGCCTCATATGGGcctagttgtttttttttttttttgaaagcggCCTAGTTGTTTGTATAAACTACTATAACGTGAAAAGACTGGCCTTataatctcatttttttttttcctttttttttttttcgtctatTTTTAGAGTAAcactaaaaattacatttttaaccctataaataacatttttattttatcactaTCTCACTTTGCTGCCGTGACAGTGCtaatcgcattttttttttttttttgaagaaagttTAAATAGCATACTCTTGTCCTTCTATcatacaactttttttaaaaatcagtaATTGAACCgacatttaatttttattgccaATTCAccattggaattttttttcctttttctttttctttaaacaaGGGTTGATCTAAGGGTGAATTAACAATGTCGTGTCAGCATAGTAAAATATTAGTGATTTGATATTAATGTAGTAAATAACATTATTCCTTTATAAGACATACTTTTAGCATGTGGCTCTCTATAAGGCTACACTATGCCTTTTTAGTTTTCACCAATAAAACCTGGTTTAGAAATTTAgaatgaccttttttttttttttaatattgctaagggtattataacttttactacaaatttcttataaactagTGTGACAATTCACATGACACTTGACACGCTAGCCACTAAAAATGCTGTCATATGGTTATTCACATGGTATTTATTACATTTACAAAGTAACACGGTAGTTTACGTAACAcccattttcataaaatatgaaCTACAGATTTTGTAAGGAGTAGTACCACAAGCTTTTTTCTCTTTGTGTTTCcccttcttttctattttcaaattcaTTCATTAacaagatttaaaaataaaataaataaataataataattaaaaaaaaaaaaacaggaaacCCAAATCCACTGCTTTCTGTGGTGCGAGCCTGGGCGTATCATGCCAGACTGGGCTTGACTTATTGTAAGATTTGCTAAATAGCAACGATGACAGAGGCCCAGTTTTTAAGCCCTTTCTTAGAATGCTCAATGTCATATTTGAGCTACCCATCACATGCATgctatttttggaactaatttTTATCCAAAGATATTTGTCTTTAATGGGAGGATTAGCATTTAGCAATGCTATACACGGTAGGGGTGTGCACGGAGTGGGGCGGATTTTCACCCTTTTTGCCCCTGCCCCGCACCCCTGCGGGTTGCGAAAATCGCACCCGCGCACCGCACAAAAAAGTCAAAATTTGTGCGGTGCGGGAGTGATGCGGGGCAGAGGGTGCGGGTTGCGCAGGGCGTGGTGGTTGGAAACCTGGATCTAGAAAGCTAGACTTTCTCaagaaccaaacaagaaaatcagattcaatttattcaaacaaatcacTGGAAATTAGTGAAATCACATACCAGCCTTAAAGAGCGTCATCAACGATCTTCCCGCCGTTCCCGATTTCCTCGCCAACCTTGCTTTGGAGCTTCATGACGTCCCCACAGGACCGGCAACTCGGCAAGGCCTATTAAGCTCTCCAATCTCCATGGTCGACATCTCTTCCCAAAGAAGAGATGGGAAGAAGCCTGTAGAACTGCAGTAATATTTCAtgttgttgagtgaaaaa carries:
- the LOC133862884 gene encoding uncharacterized protein LOC133862884, with the translated sequence MGKSLPSATKLQEFAKIVSPDRLQTPKRVKPISQIRVSAPETGKSGAVRVESERVKQQKLMERSEGQQSQSESRMPLGQVVSDCVQRWFQDALKEAKAGDSGMQVLVGQMYYSGYGVPRDPQKGRAWMNRASKTRVSVWNVSDKHPGYNASDSDSDESKGDAK